The Nyctibius grandis isolate bNycGra1 chromosome 7, bNycGra1.pri, whole genome shotgun sequence region CGGTAATATTTGCTTTACTGGGTGCTTTAGGGCCAATTTGTCTGGGATGTTGTGGATCTTCCTCTCCAGGCACCCAACAGCTCATGGCCAATGCAAAGGGCGCACGGGCCATTACGACCCCAATGGATGGGAGAGTTGTGTCCCAAGACCAGCAATGGGATCACCTTGTCACCCTGGTGCTCCCAGCCATGACTCAGAAGAGGGACacatctcctccttccctcccagggCACCAAGTGCAAGGCCATGGGCAAGGGCTGGTTTTGGGGACACCGCTAATGCTGCCCgccctggctgctgctcctccaaGTGGGACTTTCCATGTGCTGTTACTTTTCTCACACTGTCTGGTGACTAATTTAGCACCTAGAAAATAACACCAGCATTTCAGTGAGTGTTTGGGtagggttttttaattaaaatgaggcttttcttcattatttcctgCCTCCCATCAGAACACGTAAATGTGAACAGCATTTCTGCGATGCTGGGGCAGGTTTACCTGCGTCAGATGAAGGATGTGTTTCTTTCCCAAACGCAACGTGccacctccctccttcctcctccagcacatCCCAGTCAACGTGACGTCTTCCAGCTCAGCCTACgtgtgtgcgcacacacacTTATTAACTTTTACATCTTAATTGAAAGGGCGGCGTGCGTTTAAGCCTTAATAATGATATCCTCTCTTCCCAAATGGTCTTTAATCCTGAAACGAGGCAATGAACAAAGGCATCAGAGCAGGGTTGTCGTGCGAGGCTGCTGGCACGTGTGCCCATGGGAGCGACCTGCCAAGAAATGAGTTTTTAGGGTTCGGATTCAAAGCGTGTGCCTGATGGTCTGGGCAGCGGAGTGCTGGCGAGGGAGGAGGTGATGGGGGCCCCGTGGGTGCCGAAGAGGAGGATTTGATGAGTCGGAGCTGGGTGTGAGGTTTCTTCCGGAGCTATTAAATAGTATAAAAGACAAATCAATTCAGAGAGGATGAGGTCCTTGGCTTGCGGAGGTGCCATTTAAAGAGGTTCGAAGGTTGAACAAGGAACCATTGCTGTAATGGATGGAGTGTGATGTCTTATTGGTGAGGAGTCTTCCAAGGACACTCGCTTTGGCTGCCACACTGCAATAGGAGAGaagaagctgggaaaaaaacataaaaggaagTGAACCCAGTACAGAGAAACTAGGTGCTGTGCTTCAAGGTGCTGCTGTTTCCTTATTCTTGTCTGCTCtaaaaaaagaggataaaaaagaaaaaaaaaagataaaaaagagaaaaaaaggaaaataggggagaaaaaggggggaaaaaaaaggggggggcaggaaaaaaaagggggaaaggggggaaaacagggaaaaaagggggtggtggtgggggaagTCCTTCAAAAAGGGGCAGTCAATGTGCACTGCTAATCGCCCAAAGCCCTGCCTAGCACATCTTTTGTCAGATCGTCTGCCCAAAATCAAAACCCCGGACTCAGCAGGCCCCGTCACCGGCGGTTCTGCCTACGAAGCAGGAAAGCCTAAAGCCCCCGGTTCCCACTGCTTTGTTACAAAGCCCTCGCGGCACCAGCCCCGCatcccccgccccagccccgacCGCTATATAACGGGGTGTCCCACGTTTCTGTCCATCGCGGTTTTGGTCTCGGATAGCAGCCAGCAGAAAATGTCTCAATACTCAGGAAAAGTAAGTAACGACCCAACCGcttcccttccagcctgggGCCGGGGAGCCCGAGCATCCTCCGGGTTGAAGGAATAGGTGAGGATAATGACCCGGAGGATGCGACAGGAGTGGTGATACTGGGAGTAAATTCGGtagcagggatggggagggggtggcagaAGGAACTGCGTTTCGGGAGCCGAGTTTCCTGTTTAAACATCCCGGCTGGAAATACGTGTGAGCGAGCACGAGGCGGTGAGAAGTGTCGTCAATGTGGGATGCGCTGAgttcccagaaaaacaaatacggctcttaggaaaaaatgacagcaaTGCTGTGCTCCtcttgctggaaagcagctaaaaaaaccccaacaaaccatCCTAAAATGATACATCTGCAAGAGATTCCCATCTGCTTGAATTGGGGGGGTCCGGCTGTGCTCCTGCTCCTCGCCATGAGCCtgttctcctccctccctccagaTCATTTTCTATGAAGGCAAATCCTTCACGGGCAGAAAGCTGGAGGTCTGCGGCAGCTGCGGCAGCTTCCTGGAGCGAGGTTTCCCCAACCGAGTCAACTCCATCTGCGTCCAGAGCGGGGCTTGGGTCTGCTTCGATCACCCCGACTTCCGAGGGCACCAGTACATCCTGGAGCACGGCGAGTACCCCGATTTCTATCGCTGGAATGGCCGCGGTGACCACATGGGCTCCTGCCGGCCTGTCGGGATGGTGAGTGGATGCTGCTGGTGCTTCGCTCTCCCAGCCAGAGCATCGGtgggatggagctgctgttgggcTTTATTTCTCCTGGTCACAGGAACCCCATGAATAAATGTACTAAAAATCTATGCTCTTTAGAAATAACAGTTGTTtagctgttggagcgagtccagaggagggctgcgaagatgatcagagggctggagcacctctgctatgaagacaggctgagagagttgggggtgttcagcctggagaagagaaggctccaggaagaccttctagcagccttccagtacctgaagggggcctacaggaaagctggagagggactttttacaaggccaggtagtgacaggatgaggggggaccgttttaaactgaaagagggtagatttagattagatattaggaagaaattctttcctgtgagggtggtgagacactggcacaggttgcccagagaagctgtggctgccccctccctggcagtgttcaaggccaggctggatggggctttgagcaacttggtctagtggaaggtgtccctgcccatggcaggggggttggaactagttgatctttaaggtcccttccaacccaaaccattctgtgattctatgaatatgtCCCATGGTTTCCTGGGGAAGGTTTGTCCCCCCCTTGGGGTGGTCTGTGCAGGTCACAAAGCCGAGTCGTTGTTTCCCGTGCCTGCCAGTCTGGAGGAAGACACGTCGCCTTCCTCCCACAGCGTGAAACACAGTGGCTTTATCAGGATGGGATTTTCCTGGGGTTGTTCAGATGAGGTGGCGAGGTCCTGCCGGCATCAcgtgtttttgctttttaatgtgaGTTGCTATGAAATACTCACGGGGGAAGTAAGAAGGAGGGTTGTTGCCTGAGGCAAGATTGAGCGGTGGCAGCCCGGTGTCCCCACACCCCCGgagggcagcaggcagcccGAGGGCTTTCCCAACCGGACCCATGCGGCAGCTGGGCTGCTCCTAGAAAATCTGAGCTGAATTCTCtgctgttgcaaaaaaaaaaaaaccaacccagtAATCCGAAacaaaaaccatttttttttccccatactaGTTAGCCCTCCCCtgatgaagcttttaaaaacactgcCTGGAGGGAGGTTTAATCAGGAAGATTAAAAAGTAGCAAAGAAAATTGAATCTGGGTTAGGTCTTTCCATTCGACTCTCCTATTACTCATGACCCCTGGGGCAATGATGAACCCACTTGGAGCTGGTGGGGTTTTTCGATGGCCCTAAAGCTGCTTTTTGGCACGGCAATGGGTTTGTTTCAGGTCCGTAATGTCCTTCCCAAAGCAGTGTGGGactggcagcagctcctctccatGGTCTGTACGTGGAGGGATGCTCTGCCCCAGGCCCTGGAGCCCAGCCGGCACGAGGACGTGCTCCTCCTTCCCTGGCCGGCGATTTTCCCTGCGAGGTGCCAGCAAGTGCTTCGAGGCATTTCTGCAGCGCGGATTCCCGGAGGGATGTTTGCTCAGGCACGGTGTCCGCTCGGCTGCTGCCCGCAGCTGCCGGCTGTGGGGTCTGGCATCGCAGCCCGGCCTTCTTGTGTGTTGACgttgtttatttgaaaaatgcatttaggtATTCTTTGAATTTGGCTTTAAAATACCCTTTCAGCTCACTCTGTCCCACATACCTATGCCACAGGCTGCAGAAATCTCCCCAGAGGAATTTATATCACATCACCCTCAAGGGCTCATGCAGCAACGATGATGTGGGgaaggtttctttcttttctctttaattttttccttaaagaaaggCTGTTCCCATCAGGAACAGCAGTTATGTGTGGAACTGGAAGCAATATAAAGTAGTTTAGGGGAATAGTCTAGCATCTTGGTACACTCTGGATAtatatctgggttttttttgctgtatgaGTGTatggagagctggggctgtagCTGATGCTGTATTTGGAACGGAGGGTTTGTGGGCCGATGGGGGGGGATCTGCAGATGGGCGAGGGGCTACGTGTGCCTGAGCACAAGGCAACCCACGAGCGATGTGTTTGCAGGTGGATGGCAGGTACAGGAAAGTGCAGCAACGAGGGTTTTCTGGCTGCTTTTCTGGTTGGCGCGGTGTGCTGGGAGGTGGCACGAGTTTGTGAGTGCTCTGTGCATACTGGTGCTGTTGGACTGCTTTTCACATTCCCCTTCCGAAGCACCCTTCCATCTTcctctttgtcttttaaaagccagggaaataatttgctgcatttgtttttgGTTGACTCGAATCCCTTTGTCCCCAGCACGGCGAGCATTACAGGATCGAAATATTTGAGAGGAGCCGTTTTAGTGGTCCCAGCATGGAGCTGACGGAAGattgctccttcctgcagggaCAAGGCTGGGACAAGACCTGCATCAATGCCCTCAAAGTGTACGGCGACGGCGCGTAAGTAACCGCGCGTGGCCCCGCACGCAGCCGCTGCggtgctccctgccctgcaccccTTTGTGCCGGCACCGCAGGGGAGCGAGGTGGATGCAGCGTCCCCCCGTGTTGTGGGGGGGACTGATGGTGCTGGGGGGACTTGGAGAAAGCCTAAAAATGTGAGTTAAGCCATTTAAAGATGAATTTTTGTGCCTGCCAATCGAGAGCTGCTTCAAAGGGGCATGATTTTTGGTGGGTAGCAGCTAAGCACAAGCTACCGGAGCTCTGAAACCCCTTTTTAAGGTGTATGAAACAAGAAGCCTAAAACCAGCTTTTttatccttcctttcttcttttttttaaacatttctgtgcATGTTTCCAAACATCTCTTTAAAATCCACGCAGAGGCTTTTGGGGAGGGCGGATGGATGGCTCTGGGTGATGGAGATCAGGGCTTTTGCTTTGCAAGTGGCTTCATCAAGGCTTGCTGCAACACCAGCAACCTCCTCCTTGGGCAGCAAAAATGAGGCAGCAGCGTctcactttaaaattaaattaaaattaaactgtgGTGGTGAGGCACAGCCACCCTGATGGGGGTTTTTGGTCATCCTCAGTGCCTCGTGAACCTGCTTTGCAGATGTGTTTCTGATGCTCAGCCCCatcctcctgcccctgcagaTGTTCCCAAAAGCCTCTGCAGGATGGCggctttgcctttttcttgctgttgggTGGCAATTTGCATTTTGTTGATGGTGTTGGTCCTTTTTATGGTTTTTTGCTCCAGTTGTGAGAAGGGTTGGTATCTGGCCGTCTCCCCTTTCCTCTGTCTGACAATTGCATTCTCACTGCAagtgtgctgggagcaggggaatGCCATAAAATCCCCCTGGAGCCAGGCAGAGGGTGGCTGGAGTGAGGcccggggcagaggggaggCCCTGCAGAGGAGGCAGCGCAGAAACACTCTTCTCCACCTGTCCTGGACTGGATGTTGCACATCTCACCTGCACCTGGTGTGGGATGTTGGACTCTTTCTGGGGTCCACAGCCATTTTTTCCCAGAATAGGAAGAAGTTTATTGCCATCCAAGCTCGTGACATCCTGACAGCGAGTGTCCTGCAGGACCCTTTCTGATTCAACTGAGACCTCTACTCTTCCCCAAAAAAACAGGCTTGTGATCAGGCAGTGGTGGTTCATTAAAAGTAAGGAGCAGAGCTACCAGCTCCCAGTGGGAAGAAATAGCTGGAGCCCTCTGGGGACCCCATTAGCGCTGAGCATTGGAAGCAAAAGGCATTTGAGTACCAACACTTTAAAGCCAAGAGACAGCCTGCGGGTACTCTGGCAAGAGATTTAGGGCCAATTATTTACCACACATGTCCCTGTAGAAGAGCCTGGAGCTTGAGAAATTGGGATGCTGCCCAGAAACTTTCAAGCACTTGAATTTTTCAGATTGATCCCCCCCCTGCAAAATATATAAGGGGCACAAAGCTTGCTTTCCCTCGCACGGGAGCCTAGACTGTTTATGTTAACATTACATGACTTCTCCAAGGCTTTGAGTAGtgagtaaaaaacaaaaaaaaaaaaaaaaaaaagaaacaaacaaataaaataccGAGAGGACCGTGGTGAAGAAACTCACTGAGTTTTGTGGAGTTACATCCAGACCCTGGGAAGACAGTCATTGAAAGTGTGGGGCAGGGTCTGTAAAGGCCATTAAAAGGCTGGATGGTGCAGAGGGACCCACTGGCCCCAGGCTGCAgtaggagagagggaaggaggagataCCACCATGGCAGAGAGGTGAGaccag contains the following coding sequences:
- the CRYGN gene encoding gamma-crystallin N, which codes for MSQYSGKIIFYEGKSFTGRKLEVCGSCGSFLERGFPNRVNSICVQSGAWVCFDHPDFRGHQYILEHGEYPDFYRWNGRGDHMGSCRPVGMHGEHYRIEIFERSRFSGPSMELTEDCSFLQGQGWDKTCINALKVYGDGAWVLYEEPNYRGRMYVVERGEFSNFNAWQARSASVQSIRRVINYL